The Desulfoscipio gibsoniae DSM 7213 genome contains a region encoding:
- a CDS encoding MaoC/PaaZ C-terminal domain-containing protein, with protein MGYQLRGKTFDEFSIGEEYYTASRTITESDVATFAGLSGDYNPLHTDETFMQNSPFGTRIAHGALILSVATGLANQLGIFEGTTIAVLEMTTRFTGAVKFGDTIRLVQKIAEKKESKKADRGVVNVAIKVLNQRDESVLEGTWVIMLTRKQ; from the coding sequence ATGGGATACCAGTTACGCGGTAAAACATTTGACGAATTTAGTATAGGTGAAGAATACTACACCGCCTCACGAACCATCACCGAATCAGACGTAGCAACATTTGCCGGCTTATCAGGTGACTACAACCCCCTGCATACCGACGAAACCTTTATGCAAAACAGCCCGTTTGGTACTCGTATCGCCCACGGAGCATTAATCCTTTCCGTGGCCACCGGATTGGCTAATCAACTAGGCATATTTGAAGGAACCACCATAGCAGTACTGGAAATGACCACCCGATTTACCGGTGCCGTAAAATTTGGCGATACCATCCGGCTAGTACAAAAAATAGCCGAGAAAAAAGAAAGCAAAAAAGCCGACCGGGGCGTAGTAAATGTAGCCATAAAAGTGCTAAACCAGCGTGACGAATCAGTGCTTGAAGGAACCTGGGTAATCATGCTCACACGTAAACAATGA
- a CDS encoding FeoA family protein encodes MSNITTLNCLSNGSFALVTEVVAEGLTRRRLLDLGLVPGTKVEVIRRSPVGDPIAFNIRGTVIALRREVAGKVLVSPWE; translated from the coding sequence GTGAGTAATATTACCACACTTAATTGCTTGAGCAATGGATCTTTCGCACTGGTTACAGAAGTTGTAGCCGAAGGTTTAACCCGGCGAAGACTGCTGGATCTGGGCCTGGTACCGGGTACAAAAGTGGAAGTTATCAGGCGCAGCCCGGTGGGCGATCCCATTGCCTTTAATATTAGGGGCACAGTGATTGCGCTGCGCCGGGAAGTGGCCGGAAAAGTACTTGTAAGTCCCTGGGAATAG
- the fabG gene encoding 3-oxoacyl-ACP reductase FabG: MRLKDKVALITGAGSGIGEATARRFIAEGALVALNDVNTEGITRVSRELAAQGARVIVVEGNVTSKSDVEQMVENTLKEYKRIDILINNAGINKDALTKKMTEEQWDSVIDVNLKGTFLCCQAVFGPMSEQKYGKINNTASIGAYGNIGQANYAASKAGVVGMSWALALEYARYNINVNVVAPGATNTPMTAGMPDKVRDMIINSIPLKRMADPAEITNAHLFLASDEANYITGQVIFVDGGITIGI, encoded by the coding sequence ATGCGATTAAAAGATAAAGTAGCCCTAATCACAGGAGCGGGAAGCGGCATTGGAGAAGCCACCGCCCGGCGATTCATTGCCGAAGGGGCATTAGTAGCACTAAACGACGTAAACACCGAAGGAATAACCCGTGTAAGCCGTGAACTAGCGGCTCAGGGTGCACGCGTAATAGTAGTAGAAGGAAACGTAACCAGCAAAAGCGATGTGGAACAAATGGTAGAAAACACTCTTAAAGAATATAAGCGCATCGACATTCTCATCAACAACGCCGGCATCAACAAAGACGCCCTGACCAAAAAAATGACCGAAGAGCAATGGGACAGCGTCATAGACGTCAACCTCAAAGGCACCTTCTTATGCTGCCAGGCCGTATTTGGTCCTATGAGTGAACAGAAATACGGCAAAATCAACAACACTGCCTCCATTGGCGCCTACGGTAACATCGGCCAGGCCAACTACGCAGCCAGCAAAGCAGGAGTAGTAGGCATGAGCTGGGCACTGGCGTTGGAATACGCCCGCTACAACATCAACGTCAACGTAGTCGCCCCGGGAGCCACCAATACCCCCATGACCGCCGGTATGCCTGACAAAGTACGCGACATGATCATCAATAGCATTCCGTTAAAACGCATGGCCGACCCAGCAGAAATTACCAACGCCCACCTCTTTCTAGCCAGTGATGAAGCCAACTACATTACCGGCCAGGTAATCTTTGTTGATGGCGGTATAACTATAGGCATATAA
- a CDS encoding Zn-ribbon domain-containing OB-fold protein — translation MTTNYVATIDPFPHQSPKLTKMYPFYDHLRKGRLVTTQCRECRHTTWPPKTICPACASAGVEWVDLPEEGTVIEYTIAERGIPAGFSIPTIFVLVQIGPVRILSRLIDADPDQVETGISVKPAVVQVPGTPYDPERFLPVFKLKTK, via the coding sequence ATGACAACCAACTATGTAGCGACCATAGACCCGTTCCCCCACCAAAGCCCAAAACTAACCAAAATGTACCCGTTTTATGACCACCTCAGAAAAGGCCGGCTGGTTACTACCCAGTGCCGGGAATGTCGGCATACCACCTGGCCGCCTAAAACAATATGCCCCGCTTGCGCTTCGGCCGGGGTAGAATGGGTCGATCTGCCGGAAGAAGGCACCGTAATCGAATACACCATAGCCGAAAGAGGCATTCCTGCCGGCTTTTCCATACCCACCATATTCGTACTGGTACAAATAGGGCCGGTAAGAATTCTCTCACGGCTGATTGATGCCGATCCCGACCAGGTAGAAACAGGCATTTCGGTAAAGCCGGCCGTAGTGCAAGTGCCCGGTACACCCTATGATCCGGAGCGTTTCTTACCGGTATTCAAGCTAAAAACAAAATAA
- a CDS encoding thiolase C-terminal domain-containing protein, whose amino-acid sequence MTNVVVISAGVAKFGNREASYRDLITEAGHACFNATGGAIKPKDIDGFIACSVMPERTAVQSHIASLAEECLGINPSTMSLRLEHMCQSGNAGIRTAYAYIKAGLCKMVMVVGAEKLQVPVPEEIFLNMSTGLDREWEACQGVTAPIMFAMCARTHMRKYGTTREQMAKVAVKNHAHAAKNPYAQFQKGVSLEQVLTAKRITTPFGLYDCSPISDGAAAVIITSAERAKDYTDKPVYIIGTGQSVHGLTFSNHYTDLSHWPPLKQAAESAYKMAQIKPADIDVAEIHDCFTIAEIITTEELGFCAKGEGGPFIEAGQSDYGGQVVVNPRGGLLGCGHPLGATGVAQTAEIFWQLRGEAGERQVNNARIGLTHNNSGPTEHLVNIFSTEVV is encoded by the coding sequence ATGACCAATGTTGTCGTCATATCCGCCGGCGTAGCCAAATTCGGCAATCGCGAAGCATCATACCGGGATCTTATTACCGAAGCCGGTCATGCCTGCTTTAACGCCACCGGTGGGGCCATCAAACCCAAAGACATAGACGGATTCATCGCCTGCAGCGTAATGCCCGAACGAACAGCGGTACAAAGCCACATAGCATCACTAGCCGAAGAATGTTTGGGCATTAACCCCAGCACCATGTCCCTGCGTTTGGAACATATGTGCCAGAGCGGCAATGCCGGCATCCGCACAGCCTACGCCTACATCAAAGCCGGACTGTGCAAAATGGTCATGGTAGTAGGAGCAGAGAAACTCCAGGTACCCGTACCGGAAGAAATATTTCTAAACATGAGCACCGGGCTGGATCGTGAATGGGAAGCCTGCCAGGGAGTAACCGCACCCATCATGTTTGCTATGTGCGCACGGACACACATGCGCAAATACGGTACCACCAGAGAGCAAATGGCCAAAGTCGCCGTAAAAAACCATGCCCATGCCGCCAAAAACCCTTACGCCCAATTTCAAAAAGGCGTATCGCTGGAACAGGTACTCACCGCCAAAAGAATCACCACCCCCTTTGGCCTGTACGACTGCTCACCCATCAGTGACGGCGCGGCGGCAGTCATCATCACCAGTGCCGAGCGAGCCAAAGACTATACCGACAAACCCGTATACATTATCGGCACCGGCCAATCCGTACACGGACTTACCTTTTCCAACCATTACACAGACCTGTCCCACTGGCCGCCGTTAAAACAAGCGGCTGAGAGCGCCTACAAAATGGCCCAAATTAAACCAGCCGACATAGACGTAGCCGAAATACACGACTGCTTCACCATAGCAGAAATCATCACCACCGAAGAACTGGGTTTTTGCGCCAAAGGCGAAGGCGGCCCGTTTATAGAAGCCGGGCAAAGCGACTACGGCGGCCAGGTAGTCGTTAACCCCCGGGGAGGGCTGCTGGGTTGTGGCCACCCCCTGGGAGCCACCGGCGTAGCGCAAACAGCAGAAATATTCTGGCAGCTGCGGGGTGAAGCCGGAGAACGACAAGTAAACAACGCCAGAATCGGGTTAACCCACAACAACTCAGGGCCTACAGAACACCTGGTCAACATCTTCTCCACGGAGGTGGTCTAA
- a CDS encoding (2Fe-2S)-binding protein has product MKKELATFIVNGVSHDVVITSNMTLVELLRDELNLTGARESCGDGDCGCCTVLIDGKPTLACLTLAVTVKRKNILTIEGLAEGENLHPLQKSFVEHGALQCGYCTPGMILSAKFLLDENPNPKREEVKKGLGGNLCRCTGYNKIIKAVLSVGGGGK; this is encoded by the coding sequence ATGAAAAAGGAACTGGCGACGTTTATCGTTAATGGAGTGTCACATGACGTGGTTATAACCTCGAACATGACACTTGTTGAGTTGTTGCGTGATGAACTGAATCTAACCGGTGCGCGAGAGAGTTGTGGAGATGGCGATTGCGGGTGTTGCACAGTGTTGATTGACGGCAAACCAACTCTGGCATGCCTTACACTGGCCGTAACCGTAAAAAGGAAAAACATTTTGACCATTGAGGGATTGGCAGAAGGTGAGAATTTACATCCTCTTCAAAAGTCGTTTGTAGAGCACGGTGCTCTCCAGTGTGGGTACTGTACTCCTGGAATGATACTTTCCGCCAAATTTCTCTTGGATGAAAATCCAAATCCAAAAAGGGAAGAAGTCAAAAAAGGGTTGGGTGGAAATTTGTGCCGGTGTACCGGCTATAACAAGATTATTAAGGCGGTGTTGTCAGTCGGGGGAGGGGGTAAATGA
- a CDS encoding FeoB small GTPase domain-containing protein produces MKGTEEMGLTYQSTGQLTTREIFNANTDNCDYVIALAGNPNTGKSTVFNALTGLRQHTGNWPGKTVQRAEGTYIHKSRRYRLIDLPGTYSLLANSADEEVARDFICFARPDATIVVVDATCLERNLNLALQVMEITDKVIVCVNLIDEARRKKIQLNTAKLSDRLGVPVVATAARSGEGLSRLMDLVDDVAMGRILPKPQPVRYSKEVEEAIAQLEPRVRALVGEDINSRWLTLRLLDCDTRLVRTIENYLNARETAAAVPLAQEGLA; encoded by the coding sequence ATGAAAGGAACTGAAGAAATGGGCCTTACCTACCAATCAACCGGACAGTTAACCACCCGGGAGATATTTAATGCAAATACAGATAACTGTGATTACGTAATCGCGTTAGCGGGTAATCCCAATACGGGTAAAAGCACTGTGTTTAATGCTTTAACGGGTTTACGGCAACATACCGGCAACTGGCCGGGTAAAACGGTTCAGCGGGCTGAAGGCACTTATATACACAAATCGCGCCGGTATAGACTAATCGACCTGCCGGGCACCTATTCACTGCTGGCCAATTCAGCCGACGAAGAAGTGGCTCGGGATTTCATCTGTTTTGCCAGGCCCGATGCCACCATTGTGGTGGTAGACGCCACCTGCCTGGAACGCAACCTGAACCTGGCCCTGCAGGTCATGGAAATCACCGACAAGGTAATCGTTTGTGTAAATCTAATTGACGAGGCCAGGCGCAAAAAAATACAGCTAAATACTGCCAAACTAAGCGATCGGCTGGGGGTACCCGTTGTCGCCACCGCCGCCAGAAGTGGTGAAGGCTTGTCTCGGTTGATGGATCTGGTTGACGATGTGGCAATGGGACGCATACTGCCGAAACCGCAGCCTGTGCGCTACAGCAAGGAAGTAGAGGAAGCCATCGCCCAGCTGGAGCCCCGGGTTCGGGCCTTAGTAGGCGAGGATATCAACTCCCGCTGGCTGACCCTACGCCTGCTTGACTGTGATACCAGGCTGGTACGGACCATAGAAAATTATTTAAACGCCAGGGAAACAGCAGCGGCCGTGCCCTTGGCACAGGAGGGATTGGCCTGA
- a CDS encoding nucleoside recognition domain-containing protein has translation MAQKTLAPLLEEAQKFTSPRQSQFRDSIVTSIYRTAEQIAGDVVSHTSTSRRDFDRQIDNIITSPVWGFPIMFGVLAVVFWITIAGANIPSGLLATGLFWIEARLTDLFMVLNAPDWLHGFLVLGVYRSLAWVIAVMLPPMAIFFPLFTLLEDLGYLPRVAFNLDRFFKKAGAHGKQALTMSMGFGCNAAGIIACRIIESPRERLIATLTNNFVPCNGRFPTLIALVSIFIAGSVSLSLSSAVATMAVAGLVVFGIAVTLSISWLLSKTILRGKPSSFTLELPPYRKPLVGQVLIRSVLDRTLFVLSRAVIIAAPAGGLIWILANTTIGSATLLSIIAGWMDPLARLMGLDGFILLAFILGLPANEIVLPILIMSYVCGGAMTELSSLADLRHLLVDQHGWTWLTALCTMTFSLCHWPCGTTLFTIQREQHSWRWTLLAALIPTAVGVIVCILINNLVRAAGLIV, from the coding sequence ATGGCGCAAAAAACTTTAGCACCGCTGCTGGAGGAAGCCCAAAAATTCACCAGCCCGCGCCAGAGCCAATTCAGGGACAGTATTGTAACCAGTATTTACCGTACCGCTGAGCAAATTGCTGGTGACGTAGTCAGCCACACCTCCACCAGCCGACGTGACTTTGACCGCCAAATTGATAACATAATAACATCCCCGGTATGGGGCTTTCCCATCATGTTCGGCGTACTGGCGGTAGTATTTTGGATAACTATTGCCGGTGCCAATATACCGTCGGGCTTGCTGGCCACGGGGCTCTTTTGGATTGAGGCCCGGCTGACAGACTTATTTATGGTCCTTAACGCCCCGGATTGGCTGCACGGTTTTTTGGTTTTGGGAGTCTACCGGAGCCTGGCCTGGGTTATAGCAGTCATGCTGCCGCCAATGGCCATTTTCTTTCCCCTGTTCACTCTACTAGAAGATCTCGGCTATTTGCCCCGGGTGGCCTTTAACTTGGACCGTTTTTTCAAAAAGGCCGGGGCCCACGGCAAACAGGCACTGACCATGAGCATGGGCTTTGGGTGCAATGCCGCGGGCATTATTGCCTGCCGCATTATTGAGTCACCCCGGGAGCGGCTGATTGCCACGCTAACTAACAATTTTGTGCCCTGCAACGGAAGGTTTCCCACATTAATTGCCCTGGTGAGCATATTTATAGCCGGTTCAGTGTCTTTATCATTGAGCAGCGCAGTGGCTACAATGGCCGTAGCCGGATTGGTTGTCTTTGGTATTGCCGTTACGCTATCGATATCATGGCTGCTGTCCAAAACCATATTGCGGGGTAAACCGTCATCATTTACTCTGGAACTGCCGCCTTATAGAAAGCCACTGGTGGGCCAGGTGCTCATTCGCTCGGTACTGGACCGCACCTTGTTTGTACTGAGCCGGGCCGTGATAATCGCGGCTCCAGCCGGTGGTTTAATCTGGATACTGGCCAACACCACTATCGGCAGCGCCACTCTATTATCCATCATAGCCGGCTGGATGGATCCCCTGGCCAGGCTTATGGGTTTGGATGGTTTCATATTACTGGCCTTTATACTGGGCCTGCCGGCCAATGAAATTGTGTTACCCATCCTGATCATGAGCTATGTTTGCGGCGGTGCCATGACAGAGCTGTCCAGCCTGGCCGACCTGCGCCATCTGCTGGTAGATCAGCACGGGTGGACCTGGCTGACGGCTCTGTGCACCATGACATTCTCCCTTTGCCATTGGCCGTGCGGCACCACGCTATTCACCATTCAAAGGGAACAACACAGCTGGCGCTGGACATTACTGGCTGCCTTGATACCTACCGCCGTGGGTGTGATTGTCTGCATATTAATAAACAATTTGGTACGGGCAGCAGGTTTAATTGTTTGA
- a CDS encoding xanthine dehydrogenase family protein molybdopterin-binding subunit, with translation MGQKLSVVGKSLPLKEAWDKVTGKAQYSTTMNLPGMLVGKILRSPHAHARIVSIDISKARALPGVKAVVTANDFPKKLFTVNVMHWQLDGGELMDMYLFADVARYIGDPIAAVAAVNEEIAKEALALIHVEYEVLPAVFTVEDAVKEGAPQIRDNAAGNIVVPPMSVFPTGDMEQGFKEADVVVEGTYTTSKAIQAGMENACSIASYNSGTGRLTVWSQTQLPHMARRMIAHLFDMDEGRVRIIQPYAGNGFGAGTDLNCEPQCCALAIKACAPVKIMYDRAEDFSNRLTREHICKIEMKIGAKQDGTPTALKAKYTGDAGAYMAKTASGAGVALASNITCYEIPNIYQEIEVVYTNHVACGAFRGFGGMQSTFVRETLVDEICQKVGMDPVEFRMKFHRKVGGLGWFPGTKITSCALDKCLEIGAEKIGWKEKRARKKEGIRRKGVGVACMGWLSGAQPMLLELSNALLKFNEDGSCNMIVTPGNIGQGCLGSLSQIAAEVLGLNYEDIHPISYDTDLTEWSVGTHASRGLYCLGLAVKKAAENAREQFLRRAANILKVAPVELAMGGKRIYVAADPQKGISVADVAKDAIYNYSGNSEQITARASITPTAFAPPWQAGFVDLEVDMETGQVSIIKWITVHDIGKAINPMTVEGQLDGGTGQGIGFALYEDTIISTENGKMVADGFDKYKIPSILDMPDNESLLVEEEDPTGPFGAKSVGESGIFLQAPAIANAIYDAVGVRIRDVPITPERIMSALKAKGQ, from the coding sequence ATGGGTCAGAAGTTATCCGTTGTCGGTAAAAGTTTACCATTAAAAGAAGCGTGGGATAAGGTAACCGGTAAAGCACAATACAGTACTACTATGAATTTACCCGGTATGTTGGTCGGTAAGATTTTAAGGAGTCCTCACGCTCATGCACGAATAGTTAGTATTGACATAAGTAAAGCCAGAGCGCTACCCGGTGTCAAGGCAGTTGTCACTGCTAATGATTTCCCAAAGAAATTATTTACGGTTAATGTGATGCATTGGCAGTTGGATGGGGGCGAACTGATGGACATGTACCTCTTTGCCGATGTTGCTCGTTACATTGGTGATCCAATAGCTGCAGTGGCTGCCGTGAACGAGGAAATTGCAAAAGAAGCACTGGCACTCATTCACGTGGAATATGAAGTTTTGCCGGCTGTTTTCACGGTGGAGGATGCGGTAAAAGAGGGCGCGCCTCAGATACGCGATAACGCTGCAGGTAATATAGTCGTGCCACCTATGTCAGTATTTCCCACAGGTGATATGGAACAGGGGTTTAAAGAGGCGGACGTGGTCGTCGAGGGAACCTATACCACCTCTAAAGCAATACAGGCCGGGATGGAGAATGCGTGCAGTATTGCAAGCTATAACTCCGGTACGGGGAGGTTGACAGTGTGGAGTCAGACTCAGCTCCCTCATATGGCTAGGAGGATGATTGCTCATTTATTCGATATGGACGAAGGTAGGGTCAGAATTATACAGCCCTATGCCGGTAATGGGTTTGGAGCAGGAACGGATTTAAATTGCGAACCGCAATGTTGTGCGCTGGCAATAAAGGCATGTGCACCAGTGAAAATCATGTACGACCGAGCGGAAGACTTTTCCAACCGGCTCACCCGCGAACACATATGTAAAATTGAAATGAAGATTGGCGCTAAGCAAGATGGTACACCAACCGCATTGAAAGCCAAGTACACAGGTGATGCAGGAGCCTATATGGCGAAAACAGCTTCTGGTGCGGGCGTTGCCCTTGCTTCCAATATTACCTGCTATGAGATACCAAATATATACCAGGAAATAGAGGTAGTGTATACCAACCACGTGGCGTGTGGAGCGTTTAGAGGATTTGGCGGCATGCAGTCGACTTTTGTGCGCGAAACATTAGTGGATGAAATTTGCCAAAAAGTTGGGATGGATCCGGTAGAATTCAGGATGAAATTTCACAGGAAGGTCGGTGGTCTGGGGTGGTTTCCAGGGACCAAGATCACCAGTTGCGCGCTTGATAAGTGTTTAGAGATAGGAGCAGAGAAAATAGGTTGGAAGGAAAAGAGGGCCAGAAAGAAGGAAGGGATTCGAAGAAAAGGTGTAGGTGTTGCGTGTATGGGTTGGTTGAGCGGTGCCCAGCCAATGCTTTTGGAGCTTTCAAATGCCCTTCTAAAGTTTAATGAAGACGGCTCATGCAATATGATTGTAACTCCAGGGAATATAGGACAGGGATGTTTGGGTTCATTGTCCCAAATCGCAGCCGAAGTACTAGGATTAAATTATGAGGATATTCATCCGATATCCTATGACACCGACTTAACCGAGTGGTCCGTTGGAACTCATGCCTCCCGGGGGCTTTATTGTTTGGGACTCGCGGTGAAAAAGGCCGCCGAAAACGCCAGGGAACAGTTTCTTAGAAGGGCTGCTAATATTTTAAAGGTAGCTCCTGTTGAACTCGCAATGGGTGGTAAAAGAATTTATGTTGCCGCAGATCCACAAAAGGGGATTTCAGTGGCAGACGTGGCCAAGGATGCCATTTATAACTATAGTGGAAACAGCGAACAGATCACTGCCCGTGCCAGTATTACGCCCACTGCTTTTGCGCCTCCCTGGCAGGCGGGCTTTGTAGACCTTGAGGTTGACATGGAGACCGGGCAAGTATCGATAATCAAATGGATAACGGTTCACGATATTGGAAAAGCGATCAATCCAATGACAGTTGAAGGCCAGCTCGACGGAGGAACCGGTCAAGGTATAGGGTTTGCGCTGTATGAGGACACCATTATTAGTACCGAAAACGGGAAAATGGTAGCGGACGGGTTTGACAAGTACAAGATCCCGTCCATCCTGGATATGCCGGATAACGAGTCCTTGCTGGTGGAAGAGGAAGACCCCACAGGCCCGTTTGGGGCAAAAAGCGTGGGTGAGTCGGGGATCTTCCTGCAAGCGCCTGCCATAGCTAATGCTATCTACGATGCTGTAGGTGTAAGAATTAGGGATGTTCCAATAACACCGGAAAGAATTATGAGTGCATTAAAAGCGAAAGGTCAATGA
- a CDS encoding metal-dependent transcriptional regulator produces MLSPSLEDYLEEIYRFSLNNDVVRVSDIAACLDVTMPSVNNAIRKLSSENYLVYKKYRELVLTDKGRKLGQFLVERNSILQKFLRVINSSCDIKAEAEAMEHYLSMPTIWAIESLVDFFEHNSECTKQYLKHFRQRKEQGMGLVDGYQD; encoded by the coding sequence TTGTTGTCACCTAGCCTGGAAGATTACCTGGAGGAAATATATCGTTTTTCTTTAAATAATGACGTGGTGCGCGTCAGTGACATAGCCGCCTGCCTTGATGTAACCATGCCCTCGGTAAACAATGCAATTAGGAAATTAAGCAGTGAGAACTATTTAGTATACAAAAAATACAGAGAGCTGGTTTTAACAGATAAAGGGCGTAAATTAGGCCAATTTCTCGTGGAAAGGAATAGTATACTGCAAAAATTTTTGCGGGTGATTAATTCCAGCTGCGATATCAAAGCAGAGGCCGAGGCAATGGAGCACTATTTATCAATGCCCACCATTTGGGCCATTGAAAGTCTGGTTGATTTTTTTGAGCATAATAGTGAATGCACCAAACAATATTTAAAACATTTTCGGCAAAGAAAAGAACAAGGGATGGGTCTGGTAGACGGCTACCAGGATTGA
- a CDS encoding acyl-CoA dehydrogenase family protein, protein MDPRINEEQLMMMRNVRKIMEEKVAPRAAEIDEKAVFPRDVHQLFSENEIYSLVVPPEYGGLDGQLLTLCICISEISRVCASSSMVLGNQSLGAAPIALRGNEQQKSRYLPKTATGELLPCFALTEPNAGSDVSSMQTRAVPDGDDYIISGNKCFITHAEVGDPFTVFAKVRVNGKDKITAFIVDRDTPGLSFGKNENKMGLRGSPTGTVILENVRVPKENILGNIGDGFRIAFDSLDKGRIMTGAMAIGLAQGALECARDYAKTRVQFGKLIGEQQGIQFMLADMETSIQAARSLMLTAAYKYDNKEADMVRFSAMSKLFATDMVMNVTTNAVQILGGYGYCREYPVERMMRDAKVFAIFEGTNQIQRIVIARDLMKD, encoded by the coding sequence ATGGATCCCAGGATAAATGAAGAACAGCTCATGATGATGCGCAACGTGCGCAAGATAATGGAAGAAAAAGTAGCACCCCGGGCAGCGGAAATAGATGAAAAAGCGGTATTCCCCAGAGATGTGCACCAACTGTTCAGTGAAAACGAAATATACTCTTTGGTAGTACCTCCTGAATACGGAGGTTTAGACGGCCAATTACTCACCCTGTGCATTTGCATATCGGAAATATCCAGGGTATGCGCCTCTTCGTCCATGGTACTGGGCAACCAGTCCCTTGGTGCAGCCCCCATAGCATTACGGGGGAATGAACAGCAAAAAAGTCGCTATTTGCCCAAAACAGCCACCGGGGAATTGCTACCCTGCTTTGCCCTGACCGAACCCAACGCCGGGTCCGATGTTAGCTCAATGCAAACCAGAGCGGTACCGGACGGCGATGATTACATTATAAGTGGTAACAAGTGCTTTATTACCCACGCGGAAGTGGGAGATCCATTTACCGTATTTGCCAAGGTAAGAGTAAATGGCAAAGACAAAATAACTGCATTTATAGTAGACCGCGACACCCCCGGTTTAAGTTTTGGTAAGAATGAAAATAAAATGGGGTTGCGGGGCTCTCCTACCGGAACGGTAATTCTGGAAAATGTTAGAGTTCCTAAAGAAAATATACTGGGCAATATCGGAGACGGCTTTCGTATTGCCTTTGATTCACTGGACAAAGGGCGGATCATGACCGGCGCTATGGCCATCGGGCTGGCACAGGGCGCCCTGGAATGCGCCCGGGACTACGCCAAAACCCGGGTGCAGTTTGGCAAACTAATTGGCGAGCAGCAGGGCATTCAATTCATGCTAGCCGACATGGAAACAAGCATCCAGGCGGCACGCAGCCTGATGTTAACCGCGGCATACAAGTATGACAATAAAGAAGCGGATATGGTCAGGTTTTCAGCGATGAGCAAGCTGTTTGCAACCGATATGGTCATGAATGTAACTACCAATGCGGTACAGATTCTTGGCGGCTACGGATATTGCCGTGAGTATCCGGTGGAGCGGATGATGCGTGATGCCAAAGTATTTGCAATTTTTGAGGGAACCAACCAGATTCAGCGCATTGTTATCGCCAGGGATTTAATGAAAGATTAG